One window of Anaeromyxobacter diazotrophicus genomic DNA carries:
- a CDS encoding YsnF/AvaK domain-containing protein has translation MIERGLIREGMTVHSAEGDKLGKVIACDASTFVIEKGFFFPKDYVARFEDVADVQGDDIHLLRGREALGEAGTARREGTFSEGSSVMGPGGGIETSAAEPGIPAERARSTAGRQEELRVPIAEEELDVAKRVKDAGEVRLRKDVVTETKHVDVPVTREEVHVERVPTGEARAVGPGEASFQEQTVSMPIREEELEVRKRPVVKEEVRLRKDRVVEQRAADAEVRREEVRVEGEGARGEDVRKHLDVEEGSPASFGEDSGALEPTRREPEE, from the coding sequence ATGATCGAGAGAGGGCTGATCCGCGAAGGGATGACGGTGCACAGCGCCGAGGGCGACAAGCTCGGCAAGGTGATCGCGTGCGACGCGAGCACGTTCGTCATCGAGAAGGGGTTCTTCTTCCCGAAGGACTACGTGGCGCGCTTCGAGGACGTGGCGGACGTGCAGGGCGACGACATCCACCTGCTGCGCGGGCGCGAGGCGCTCGGGGAGGCCGGGACGGCGCGGCGGGAGGGGACCTTCTCCGAGGGGTCCAGCGTGATGGGGCCGGGCGGAGGGATCGAGACCTCCGCGGCGGAGCCCGGGATCCCGGCGGAGCGCGCGCGGTCCACGGCCGGGCGCCAGGAGGAGCTGCGGGTGCCGATCGCGGAGGAGGAGCTCGACGTCGCGAAGCGGGTGAAGGACGCGGGCGAGGTCCGCCTGCGCAAGGACGTCGTCACGGAGACGAAGCACGTGGACGTGCCCGTGACGCGCGAGGAGGTCCACGTCGAGCGCGTGCCCACCGGGGAGGCGCGGGCCGTCGGCCCGGGCGAGGCGTCGTTCCAGGAGCAGACGGTCTCCATGCCCATCCGCGAGGAGGAGCTCGAGGTCCGCAAGCGCCCGGTGGTGAAGGAGGAGGTGCGGCTCCGCAAGGACCGCGTGGTGGAGCAGCGCGCCGCCGACGCCGAGGTGCGGCGCGAGGAGGTGCGGGTGGAGGGCGAGGGCGCGCGAGGCGAGGACGTCCGAAAGCACCTCGACGTCGAGGAGGGCTCGCCCGCCAGCTTCGGCGAGGACTCGGGCGCGCTCGAGCCGACCCGCCGCGAGCCGGAGGAGTAG